GTACGGGGAGCTCCAGGACACCCTGAGGGTGGTGACCCGCGAGGAGGGCGACTGCCTGGCCCGCTTCGAGGTCCTCCTGGAGCAGACCCACAACGCCCTCGATCTCGCCGACGCCTGCCTGGACCGGCTCGCCGAACTGCCGCCCGGCCCGATCAACCAGCGGCTCCCCAAGGTCCTGAAGGCGCCCGAGGGCCACACGTACGCCTGGACCGAGAACCCGCTCGGCATCAACGGCTACTACCTCGTCAGCAAGGGCGAGAAGACCCCGTACCGGCTCAAGCTCCGCTCGGCCTCGTACAACAACATCCAGGCCCTCGTGGAGCTGCTCCCGGGCACGCTGGTCGCGGACATGGTCGCGATCCTCGGGTCACTGTTCTTCGTGGTCGGGGACATCGACAAGTAGCGCCCCGAGCGGTGTGTCCGGGGCGTCCGGGACCGCGACCGGCTGGAGCAGCCAGCCGAAGTCGCCGAGGCCGCCGGGTGCGGTGAGTTCGGCGGCCTCGCCGGCGCTCGCGAGGGCACGTACGTAGGCCGCGGGCTGTGTGGAGGCCAGTGCGAGCGGAGGGCGTGCGCCTGCGATCCCCAAGGCGCGCAGAGCGGCGCGTTGTGTCCGTACGCGCCCCCCGGGCAGCGCGCACGCGTCCAGCGCGACATGCGCCGTGATGTCGCACGACCCGTCCGGTACGGGCGTCGTCTCGCGCCCCGCGCGGAAACCGGTGAGCGTCCCGAAGAGGGGGCGCGCGCCGACCGCGTGCGCGTAGTCGACCGCGACCGCGAGCCCCCGCTCGACCGTCGCGACCGCGGCGGCCCACGCCTCGTCCCGGGGCAGCCCCACCTCCGCCCGCAGCCCCTCCTCGGCCGGCAGCGGCCACCACCGCGCCAGCCACCGCGCCTCCGCGCCGGAGAGCGGCTCCCCGAGCCGCTCGGTCCCGTCGGGCCGTACGAGCACCCGGCGGGCCACGCCCGCGGCGTCCGTCTCGGCGATCTCCACGGGCACGTTGTCCAGCCACTCGTTGGCGAACAGCAGCCCGGTGATCCCGCGCGGCGGCTCGGTCAGCCACTCGATCCGGTGGTCGAGGCCGGCCGGGCGGTCCGCGCGTTCGACGGCGTACGCGCGCGTGCGGGCGGCCAGGTCGGCGGGCAGCGCGGCGAGCACCCCGGTGACCAGCTCGCCGCGGCCGGCGGCCATGTCGACGAAGTCGAGCGCCCTGGGCCGGCCCAGGGCCTCGTCGACCCGGCCCAGCAGCCGCGCCACGGCCCCGGCGAACAACGGCGACGCGTGCACCGACGTACGGAAGTGACCGGCCGGCCCCTCGGGCCGGTGATAGAAGCCCCCGGGGCCGTACAGGGCGCTCTCCGCGGCCGCCCGCCAGCCACGCCATTCACCCGCCGTGTCGTCCGTCACGCCGCCAGATTAGGCGTACAGGGGAACGGGGCCTCCACCTTGGGGAGTACGCGGGCCGGGCATGGATCGGTCCTCCGGTTGACCCCTGCACGCTTCACGCTTCCCTACGCTGGGTTACGTGCAGCGCCTCTATGACTTCCTCCGCAGAAACCCGACAGGGGTCGACACCTTCTGGGCCGTCTTCCTGTTCGGGATCTCGCTGCTGAGCGGGACCGCCAGTTCGGCGGAGCGGGGCACCGACTCACCGGCGCTGATC
Above is a window of Streptomyces sp. NBC_00490 DNA encoding:
- a CDS encoding SAM-dependent methyltransferase gives rise to the protein MTDDTAGEWRGWRAAAESALYGPGGFYHRPEGPAGHFRTSVHASPLFAGAVARLLGRVDEALGRPRALDFVDMAAGRGELVTGVLAALPADLAARTRAYAVERADRPAGLDHRIEWLTEPPRGITGLLFANEWLDNVPVEIAETDAAGVARRVLVRPDGTERLGEPLSGAEARWLARWWPLPAEEGLRAEVGLPRDEAWAAAVATVERGLAVAVDYAHAVGARPLFGTLTGFRAGRETTPVPDGSCDITAHVALDACALPGGRVRTQRAALRALGIAGARPPLALASTQPAAYVRALASAGEAAELTAPGGLGDFGWLLQPVAVPDAPDTPLGALLVDVPDHEEQ